One genomic segment of Impatiens glandulifera chromosome 6, dImpGla2.1, whole genome shotgun sequence includes these proteins:
- the LOC124942827 gene encoding 22.7 kDa class IV heat shock protein-like, with amino-acid sequence MAISFPKLLTAITILHLLSIQTKALFPYTLPTQFSDDPFRILEQIPLTIPKGSDQPLTLLARCDWKETPSAHLINLDIPGLTKEDVKIEVEENRVLRISGERKAAGEEVEGEKWHRAERTNGKFWRQFRLPGNADLDGVKANLENGVLKITVPKLAEEKKKQMKVIDIVDEGLAGAGAGEVVKASKDGDLKKK; translated from the coding sequence ATGGCAATTTCATTTCCTAAGCTTCTAACAGCAATAACCATCCTTCATCTACTCTCCATCCAAACCAAAGCCCTTTTTCCATACACACTTCCCACCCAATTCTCCGACGACCCATTTCGAATCCTCGAACAAATCCCTCTAACAATCCCTAAGGGATCAGATCAACCCTTAACCTTATTAGCTAGATGTGATTGGAAAGAAACCCCAAGTGCCCATCTGATAAATCTAGACATCCCTGGATTGACTAAAGAAGATGTGAAAATTGAGGTTGAAGAAAACAGAGTGTTGAGAATCAGTGGCGAGAGAAAGGCTGCCGGAGAAGAAGTTGAAGGAGAGAAATGGCATAGGGCGGAGAGAACTAATGGGAAGTTTTGGAGACAGTTCCGGTTGCCGGGGAATGCGGATTTGGATGGAGTGAAAGCGAATTTGGAAAATGGGGTTTTGAAGATTACTGTGCCGAAGTTAgcagaggagaagaagaaacagatgAAGGTTATTGATATTGTTGATGAAGGATTGgccggcgccggcgccggaGAGGTTGTTAAAGCTAGTAAAGATGGTGATTTGAAGAAGAAATAa